One Chlamydiota bacterium genomic region harbors:
- a CDS encoding GGDEF domain-containing protein, with protein sequence MIRGMDLDSCILIAAPAREGRAIVQCLKSGAYDTILTPVRRRWAEIVIARAMERRMYYAGSRLMERYRRMAFHDTLTGLHNHRYFQQQLDLGVRAAIRYGYPLTVMLIDLDDFKEYNDRHGHLEGDRALRAVGRLLGGSIRAQDTVARYGGEEFGLILPHTRKIAARHIAVRLCDAVEKLRCLHDRRRPAGPLTVSIGVATYPHDGEAPEALLGRADRALYAAKRAGKNRVRG encoded by the coding sequence ATGATCAGGGGGATGGATCTGGACTCGTGCATCCTCATCGCCGCCCCGGCGCGGGAGGGAAGGGCGATCGTCCAGTGCCTGAAGAGCGGGGCGTACGACACGATTCTCACGCCGGTGCGGAGGAGGTGGGCGGAGATCGTGATTGCACGGGCGATGGAGCGGAGGATGTACTACGCCGGCTCGCGGTTGATGGAGCGGTATCGGAGGATGGCCTTCCACGACACGCTCACCGGCCTGCACAATCACCGGTATTTCCAGCAGCAGTTGGACCTGGGGGTGCGGGCGGCAATCCGCTACGGCTACCCGCTCACGGTGATGCTGATCGATCTGGACGACTTCAAGGAGTACAACGACCGGCACGGGCATCTCGAGGGCGACAGGGCGCTCCGTGCGGTTGGGCGGCTCCTGGGCGGGTCGATCCGCGCGCAAGACACGGTGGCGCGATATGGCGGCGAGGAGTTCGGGCTCATCCTGCCGCACACCAGGAAGATCGCGGCGCGGCATATCGCCGTGCGGCTGTGCGACGCAGTGGAAAAACTCCGCTGTCTGCACGATCGGAGAAGGCCCGCGGGCCCGCTCACGGTCAGCATCGGCGTGGCGACGTATCCGCACGACGGGGAAGCGCCGGAGGCCCTGCTCGGCCGGGCGGACAGGGCGCTGTACG